Genomic window (Streptomyces yatensis):
AGGCGGGCCCCCAGGAGACGTACAACCCCACGAAGGGCTGGTCCAAGGGCCCCACGATCATCATTTGGGCCTTTGTGGCGCTGTTCGCGGCCTTCTGCGTCGCGTTCGCGATCGCCGTGCTGTAGCCGACCAGGGAGGCCGGCCCCCGCGTGTCCGGCACTCGGGGGCCGTCGGAGTGCCGTGTGCCAGGTGTCGCCCTCCTGCCTCTCCACCGACTCGTGGCCTCGCATGTCATGTTCACCTTCCGGAGTGGCTGGGAACACGGGGGTGGACGCGAAGGAGGCCCGTTGATGCATGACGACCACGAGGCGCCGAGGAACGCGGGCGGTGAAGTGCGGTCCGGCCGTGCGGAGACCCGGGAGGAGCGGGCCGACCGCAAGTGGGCCGAACTGCTGCAGGAGGTGAGGGTGACGCAGACGGGTGTGCAGATTCTGTTCGCCTTCCTGCTCACGGTCGCCTTCACCCCGCACTTCCAGAGCCTTGGCCAGGTGGACCGGTCCATCTACGTGGTGACCGTCCTTCTGGGTGCGGCGGCCACCGGCGCGTTGATCGCGCCGGTTTCCTTGCACCGGATCGTCACCGGACGCCGGCTGAAGCCGGAAACGGTGGACTGGGCCGCCCGCTTCACCGTGGCCGGGCTGGTGCTGCTGCTGTGCACGGTGGCGTCGGCGCTGCTGCTGATCCTGCGTGTCGTCGTGGCCGACGCCACCGCGGCCTGGCTGGCGGGCGCGGCCTTGATCTGGTTTGTGCTCTGCTGGTTCGTCCCCGCGGTCTGGCTTTTCCATCGCTCGCGCAGGGAGAGCTGAGGATCGCGCGAACGGCCGCTGAGACGGGCGGGCCCCTGACACGGGCCCGTGAAGGACCGCTGACGGGCCCCTGAAGTCCGCTGGAGCGCTGCCCGCTGTAGGGGCGACGCCCGGCCGCCCGGCCCGGTGTCGCACGGTTTCCTGTCCAGGTGGCGGGGCACCCGTCGCCCATGGATCACATGGAGGCTCCCGTCCTGGAGGCCCTGGCCCGGTACCACGAGCGCGGGGCCCTCCCCTTCACCCCGCCCGGGCACAAACAGGGCAGGGGCGCCGACCCGGAGGTCGTCAAGGTCGTGGGTGAGGAGGTGTTCCGCGCCGACCTCCTCGCCTTCGGTGGCCTGGACGACCGGCTGGGGTCGGGCCGCGTGCTGGAGCGTGCCGAGGAGCTGATGGCGGACGCGGTGCGCGCCGAGCACACGTTCTTCTCGACCTGCGGCAGCTCGCTCTCCGTCAAGGCGGCGATGCTGGCGGTCGCCGGCCCCCACGAGACCCTGCTGGTGGGCCGGGACGCACATAAATCGGTGGTCTCCGGCCTGATCATGTCCGGTGTCCGGCCGGTCTGGGTGGAACCCGAGTGGGACGGTGCCCGCCACATCGCGCATCCCCCGTCGGCCGCGTCATTCGAGCGGGCGTTCGATGCGCATCCGGAGGCCAGGGGCGCCCTGGTGACCAGCCCCACGCCATACGGATCCTGCGCCGATCTGGCGGGGATCGCCGAGATCTGCCATCGACGCGGACGCCCGCTGATCGTCGACGAGGCGTGGGGAGCGCATCTGCCGTTCTGTGTCCAGCTGCCGAGCTGGGCCATGGACGCGGGTGCCGACGTCTGCGTGACCAGCATCCACAAGATGGGCAGCGGCCTGGAGCAGGGCTCGGTGTTCCATCTGCGGGGCGACCTGATCGACCCGGCCGTCCTGAAGTCCCGCGCCGATCTGCTCGGCACCACGAGTCCGTCCGTGCTCCTCTGCGCGGGAATGGACGGGTGGCGTCGGCAGATGGCGCTGAACGGCGAGGAACTGCTCGGCGCGGCGCTGCGCCGGGCGCATGCGGTACGCGAGGAGATC
Coding sequences:
- a CDS encoding DUF6480 family protein, with product MDQTNPAPDPERNSGLRPSVGVPPGETPPAEDGLSEAGPQETYNPTKGWSKGPTIIIWAFVALFAAFCVAFAIAVL
- a CDS encoding DUF6328 family protein is translated as MHDDHEAPRNAGGEVRSGRAETREERADRKWAELLQEVRVTQTGVQILFAFLLTVAFTPHFQSLGQVDRSIYVVTVLLGAAATGALIAPVSLHRIVTGRRLKPETVDWAARFTVAGLVLLLCTVASALLLILRVVVADATAAWLAGAALIWFVLCWFVPAVWLFHRSRRES
- a CDS encoding aminotransferase class I/II-fold pyridoxal phosphate-dependent enzyme → MDHMEAPVLEALARYHERGALPFTPPGHKQGRGADPEVVKVVGEEVFRADLLAFGGLDDRLGSGRVLERAEELMADAVRAEHTFFSTCGSSLSVKAAMLAVAGPHETLLVGRDAHKSVVSGLIMSGVRPVWVEPEWDGARHIAHPPSAASFERAFDAHPEARGALVTSPTPYGSCADLAGIAEICHRRGRPLIVDEAWGAHLPFCVQLPSWAMDAGADVCVTSIHKMGSGLEQGSVFHLRGDLIDPAVLKSRADLLGTTSPSVLLCAGMDGWRRQMALNGEELLGAALRRAHAVREEIGAVDGLHVDGRADYVGPGLAADFDPFPVVIDLTELAVSGYRAADWLREHHDLNAHLADHRRISTQLTHADDPSTTGPLLTALRDLVGHADDLRPAPEVAVPAPGGLRMEQSCLPRGAYFGSVEDLPLARAAGRVAAEMVTPYPPGIPAVLPGEVLRQPVLDYLRTGVRAGMNLPDAADPGLDTIRVLVEGTGAD